AATAGGCAGCCGTTTGAATTTCGAATTTTTGACCAGAAAGAGTTGGTAGAACAAGGCGTGTCTTTACCTATGGGTACGAAGGGATATGGGCATAGCATCCCTGTGTTCGTGGTGTTGGTCGGTAGTTTAGATGCTTATTTTGACGAGCGGGATAGACACGTCATCTATATTGATGCCTCCTTGGCAGCCATGTCCTTTATGTTAGCGTTGGAGACTTTAGGTTTGGGAAGTTGTGCTATCAACTGGCCTGACATTGAGGCCAATGAGAAGAAAATGGCTAAGTTTTTAGCTTTGAAAACTTATCAAAGACCATTAATGTGCATGGGGCTGGGGTACGCAGATCCTGAGGGATTAGTTGCATTTTCAGAAAAAAGGTCCATCAATCAAATAAGGAAATACAATTAAAATATAATTATATAGAACAATGGTTATAGAATTACGCGGTGTAGAGTTTCAAAACAAAGGTGCAGAACTAATGTTACATGCTGTTTTAAGCAAAGTAAAGGAAAAATGGCCTGATACTATATTTGTGATGGAGCATCGTGGTGGCAGTGCTCCAATAAATAAACAGAGATCTGTGGGTGTTTACACCAAGTTGAATAAAAGGATCTATGGTTTAAATACTGCGAAGTTGGGCTTTTTTGTGCCGAAATTTATTCGACGTTCTTTCAAATTCATTTTACCGAAAGAAGTAGATGCGGTTCTGGATGGTTCTGGATTTGCTTTTGGTGATTTTTGGGGTGAAGCAAAAGCAGGTCAACGACTCGCAGACCACATTCATAAGTGGAAACTTCATGGCAAGAAAATTATTGTATTACCACAAGCTTTTGGTCCTTTTACAGAACCTGCTTTGATAAGTAAGATGGAAACGATATTAAATGAGGCAGATCTCATATTTGCGAGGGATAAATACTCATTTGATTATTTAAAAACACTGAAAGCCAATCAACAACATATTTTTCTGAAGCCTGATTTTACTAACTTGATAAAGGGGCTCAAACCAGTGGATTTTAATCCTGATGAGCTGGAAGTTGCTATTATCCCGAATAATAAGTTGTTGGAGTCAAGCACTTTTAAAGATCGCGACGATTATCTAAATGTCTTGAACCGAATAGTGACAAAAGTGCAAAGTCTTGGTAGAAACCCCTTTTTTCTAATTCATGAGGGAGCAAAGGACTTACAACTTGCAAAAGATGTTAATCAAAAATTCGGGCAGGATATTCCAATTTTGAAAGAGGATGACCCATTAAAGGTAAAAGGGATTATAGGTCTCTCCAAGGCAATTATAACATCTCGTTTTCATGGTTTGGTTAGTGCTTTGTCTCAAGCAATTCCCTGCTTATGTATAGGGTGGAGTCATAAATATTTGGCTCTTATGGAAGATTACGGTTTCGTAGAAGGATTATTATCAAATGAGGATTTGCATTCTGAAGAGGTGGAAAGAAAGATAGAATTGGTAATTAAGCCTGATACCGCACGTGAAATCAGTGAAAAACTTCACCAAGCTGGAAAAAAGCAGAAAGAGTTGTCAGAAGAAATGTGGGAGCAAGTATTTAGTGTTCTACAGGGATAGGTTCTCGCTGAGAAAATAGATTAGTTTATGAAGTTCACGG
This Olivibacter sp. SDN3 DNA region includes the following protein-coding sequences:
- a CDS encoding polysaccharide pyruvyl transferase family protein, coding for MVIELRGVEFQNKGAELMLHAVLSKVKEKWPDTIFVMEHRGGSAPINKQRSVGVYTKLNKRIYGLNTAKLGFFVPKFIRRSFKFILPKEVDAVLDGSGFAFGDFWGEAKAGQRLADHIHKWKLHGKKIIVLPQAFGPFTEPALISKMETILNEADLIFARDKYSFDYLKTLKANQQHIFLKPDFTNLIKGLKPVDFNPDELEVAIIPNNKLLESSTFKDRDDYLNVLNRIVTKVQSLGRNPFFLIHEGAKDLQLAKDVNQKFGQDIPILKEDDPLKVKGIIGLSKAIITSRFHGLVSALSQAIPCLCIGWSHKYLALMEDYGFVEGLLSNEDLHSEEVERKIELVIKPDTAREISEKLHQAGKKQKELSEEMWEQVFSVLQG